The Streptomyces sp. RKAG293 genome includes a region encoding these proteins:
- a CDS encoding class I adenylate-forming enzyme family protein, which produces MGARRLHPAERVAEYTRAGWWDGETTDSLLRERVRRHPGRLALVDPLNKPDLVGMPVRRLSWAELDADVDRFAAVLLRHGLGQGDVVGVQLPNIVELVCVYLACWRIGVIVSPLPVQYREHETVQLGGLAEFTAFITAVRVGEREIAAEVDALRDRLPGLRLLFAYGAYGEFGASDAAGRHLPPGAISLDAELRSPYDPADVAAYTREHPVDPNDCVTICWTSGTESTPKGVPRCHNDWLAIAWTCLEAPRMTADDVLLNPFPMVNMAGFAGLFLPWLRIGCVLVQHHPFDLPVFLRQIAEEHVTYTVAPPALLTMLLARDELLASTDISSLTRIGSGSAPLSPAMVRGWQERYGIGVINFFGSNEGTGMLTDPYDVPDPEERARFFPRYGVPGVEWSTRGAAWTKVRIVDAATGEDIEEPGRPGELRIKSPQVFAGYLGGTDLPSPFDDQGYLMTGDLFEIAGDRGQFLKYVDRAKDVVIRGGMNIAPAELEQLLAGHPAVAEVAVVGYPDEVLGEKACAVVVARSPLVLDDLVGYLKERHIASYKLPERLELRDALPRNPVGKVLKRVLRDSL; this is translated from the coding sequence ATGGGGGCACGGAGACTGCATCCGGCCGAACGGGTCGCCGAGTACACCAGGGCGGGCTGGTGGGACGGCGAGACCACGGACTCGCTGCTGCGGGAGCGCGTACGGCGGCATCCCGGCCGGCTCGCACTGGTCGACCCGCTGAACAAGCCGGACCTGGTGGGGATGCCGGTCCGCAGGCTGAGCTGGGCCGAACTCGACGCGGACGTGGACCGTTTCGCGGCCGTACTGCTGCGGCACGGCCTCGGTCAGGGCGATGTGGTGGGGGTGCAACTGCCCAACATCGTCGAGCTGGTGTGCGTCTATCTCGCCTGCTGGCGGATCGGCGTGATCGTCTCCCCGCTGCCGGTGCAGTACCGCGAGCACGAGACGGTGCAGCTGGGCGGGCTGGCGGAGTTCACCGCGTTCATCACGGCGGTGCGGGTCGGCGAGCGGGAGATCGCCGCCGAGGTCGACGCTCTGCGCGACCGGCTGCCAGGGCTGCGGCTGCTGTTCGCATACGGAGCGTACGGAGAGTTCGGAGCATCCGACGCGGCCGGCCGTCACCTGCCGCCCGGGGCGATATCGCTCGACGCCGAACTGCGGTCGCCGTACGACCCGGCCGACGTCGCGGCGTACACCCGCGAGCACCCCGTCGATCCGAACGACTGCGTCACCATCTGCTGGACCTCGGGCACCGAGAGCACCCCGAAGGGGGTTCCGCGCTGCCACAACGACTGGCTGGCCATCGCCTGGACGTGTCTCGAAGCGCCGAGGATGACCGCGGACGATGTGCTGCTCAATCCCTTCCCGATGGTCAACATGGCCGGTTTCGCGGGGCTGTTCCTGCCGTGGCTCCGGATCGGGTGCGTCCTCGTCCAGCACCACCCCTTCGATCTGCCGGTGTTCCTGCGGCAGATCGCCGAGGAGCACGTCACCTACACCGTCGCGCCGCCGGCGCTGCTGACCATGCTGCTCGCCAGGGACGAACTCCTCGCGAGCACCGACATCTCCTCGCTCACCCGGATCGGTTCCGGTTCGGCGCCGCTCTCCCCGGCGATGGTGCGCGGCTGGCAGGAGAGGTACGGGATCGGCGTCATCAACTTCTTCGGGTCGAACGAGGGCACGGGGATGCTCACCGACCCGTACGACGTGCCGGATCCGGAGGAGCGGGCGCGCTTCTTCCCCCGGTACGGGGTGCCCGGCGTCGAGTGGTCCACCCGTGGCGCCGCCTGGACGAAGGTGCGGATCGTCGACGCCGCCACCGGTGAGGACATCGAGGAGCCGGGCCGGCCGGGGGAGTTGCGGATCAAGAGCCCGCAGGTCTTCGCGGGCTATCTCGGCGGCACGGACCTGCCGAGTCCCTTCGACGACCAGGGGTATCTCATGACCGGCGACCTCTTCGAGATCGCGGGCGACCGCGGGCAGTTCCTCAAGTACGTGGACCGGGCGAAGGACGTGGTGATCCGCGGTGGGATGAACATCGCCCCCGCGGAGCTGGAACAGCTCCTCGCCGGGCATCCCGCGGTGGCCGAGGTCGCGGTCGTGGGCTATCCCGACGAGGTGCTGGGCGAGAAGGCCTGCGCGGTGGTCGTCGCCCGGTCGCCGCTCGTGCTGGACGATCTGGTCGGCTATCTCAAGGAGCGGCACATCGCCTCGTACAAACTGCCCGAACGGCTGGAGCTGCGCGACGCACTGCCACGCAACCCCGTCGGCAAGGTGCTCAAACGGGTGTTGCGCGACAGCCTGTGA
- a CDS encoding LLM class F420-dependent oxidoreductase, whose amino-acid sequence MKLSVSLGYWQDRPPEEALLTAAAAERNGYEELWLGEMATYDVFALATAVGLRTRSIPLTVGPLAVAVRDPMTIARGAASVAALTGRRVDVAIGSSSPVVVEQWHGRSHRRSGVALRESATALRQLLDGERTTSEGEVVRTSGYRLRLPAPKSQLTVAAFGPAAVRTAAAFADRMVLNLLTPASAAKLVGRMRAEAEALGRPSPRVAAWVTAAVDPSPEAVEQLRRGVVGYLAAPGYAEMFIEAGFAEVVEFARSRPHPRELLAAVPAELTAAVGLVGDLDTVRARLAEYAAAGVDEVAVVASSTDADPGGERTLALLRDR is encoded by the coding sequence GTGAAGTTGTCGGTGTCGCTGGGCTATTGGCAGGACCGGCCGCCGGAGGAGGCGCTGCTCACCGCGGCGGCCGCCGAGCGGAACGGGTACGAGGAGCTGTGGCTCGGTGAGATGGCCACCTATGACGTGTTCGCCCTCGCCACCGCCGTCGGACTCCGGACCCGGAGCATCCCGCTGACCGTCGGCCCGCTCGCCGTGGCCGTTCGGGATCCGATGACGATCGCCCGCGGGGCCGCCTCGGTGGCGGCCCTCACCGGGCGGCGGGTGGATGTGGCGATCGGCAGTTCCAGCCCGGTCGTCGTCGAGCAGTGGCACGGCCGTTCGCACCGGCGCAGCGGGGTGGCGCTGCGGGAGTCGGCGACGGCGCTGCGACAGCTGCTGGACGGGGAGCGGACCACCTCGGAGGGGGAGGTCGTACGCACCAGCGGTTACCGGCTGCGGCTGCCGGCCCCCAAGTCGCAGCTGACGGTGGCCGCCTTCGGCCCCGCGGCGGTCCGCACGGCGGCCGCGTTCGCCGACCGGATGGTGCTGAACCTCCTCACACCGGCCTCGGCGGCGAAGCTGGTCGGGCGGATGCGCGCGGAGGCCGAGGCGCTGGGCCGCCCGTCGCCGCGGGTGGCCGCCTGGGTGACGGCCGCCGTCGATCCGTCCCCGGAGGCGGTGGAGCAACTGCGGCGCGGGGTGGTCGGCTACCTCGCGGCGCCCGGCTACGCCGAGATGTTCATCGAGGCGGGTTTCGCCGAGGTCGTGGAGTTCGCGCGGTCACGCCCGCACCCGCGGGAGCTGCTCGCGGCGGTGCCGGCCGAACTGACCGCAGCGGTCGGGCTGGTCGGCGACCTGGACACGGTACGGGCCAGGCTCGCGGAGTACGCGGCGGCAGGGGTGGACGAGGTCGCGGTCGTCGCGTCGAGCACGGACGCCGACCCAGGAGGCGAGCGGACGCTCGCCCTGTTGCGGGACCGGTAG